The Streptomyces phaeolivaceus genome has a window encoding:
- a CDS encoding DUF4166 domain-containing protein, giving the protein MTGMDDRTPRPAPVSIFRTVMGADFERLHPELRRRFSVGLASGEACTGRGTMHRVWHGRGLVKPFLALGGTRNILVPREGRDVSFTIENVPYADGFARETVTFVRTFDLPGRARRFDAQMVLGPKGDRILDYLGTHQHLASELRFHAESDGSLLIRSGEHRFREGPVDVRVPALIGGEAEVRERFDERTGRFRIRVRVVNRHFGPLFGYEGSFTASYEDVRVRGVRTGLRPVREEARA; this is encoded by the coding sequence ATGACCGGCATGGACGACAGGACGCCGAGGCCCGCTCCGGTCTCGATCTTCCGTACGGTCATGGGCGCCGACTTCGAGCGGCTGCACCCCGAGCTGCGCCGCCGTTTCTCGGTCGGGCTGGCGAGTGGTGAGGCCTGTACCGGCCGGGGCACGATGCACCGCGTCTGGCACGGGCGGGGGCTGGTCAAACCGTTCCTCGCGCTGGGCGGCACCCGCAACATCCTCGTGCCGCGCGAGGGGCGGGACGTCTCCTTCACCATCGAGAACGTGCCGTACGCCGACGGCTTCGCCCGTGAGACGGTGACCTTCGTGCGTACCTTCGATCTGCCCGGCCGGGCCCGCCGGTTCGACGCCCAGATGGTGCTGGGCCCCAAGGGCGACCGCATTCTCGACTACCTCGGCACCCACCAGCACCTCGCCAGCGAACTGCGCTTCCACGCGGAGTCCGACGGGTCGCTGCTGATCCGCTCCGGCGAACACCGCTTCCGGGAGGGCCCGGTCGACGTCCGGGTCCCCGCACTCATCGGCGGTGAGGCGGAGGTGCGGGAGCGGTTCGACGAACGGACGGGGCGTTTCCGGATCCGGGTGCGGGTGGTGAACCGGCACTTCGGGCCGCTCTTCGGCTACGAGGGCTCCTTCACGGCGTCGTACGAGGACGTCCGGGTGCGCGGCGTGCGGACCGGGCTGCGGCCGGTCCGCGAGGAGGCGCGGGCGTGA